The Halichoerus grypus chromosome 15, mHalGry1.hap1.1, whole genome shotgun sequence genome includes a window with the following:
- the CCL22 gene encoding C-C motif chemokine 22 isoform X1: protein MASLKAPLLAALVFLALTQATEAGPYGANVEDSICCRDYFRHPLPLRMLKFFYWTSDSCRRPGVVFVTVKDREICADPRMPWVKKILQKLDS from the exons ATGGCCAGCCTGAAGGCTCCGCTCCTGGCTGCCCTTGTCTTTCTTGCTCTGACACAAGCAACTGAGGCAG GGCCTTATGGCGCCAACGTGGAAGACAGTATCTGTTGCCGGGACTACTTCCGTCACCCTCTGCCCCTGCGCATGCTGAAGTTTTTCTACTGGACCTCAGACTCGTGCCGGAGGCCTGGCGTGGT ctTCGTAACTGTCAAGGACCGGGAGATCTGTGCTGACCCCAGAATGCCCTGGGTGAAGAAGATTCTCCAGAAGCTGGACTCATGA